CATAAGATTTTGGAGCTCCATCTTCCTCCAGAGCATGATCTCCATTCTTTTCATCTCCCAAAATTCTCTTGCCATTGCATCCATGCCCTCCAGGTTCATCATCATGAACCGGTCCTCCTCGACGGTCCTCTCGTCCTTCCTCTTTTGCTCCTCTAGGAAGATCTTGCACTCCTTGAAGGCACACCTCCTTTTCCATTTCTCCTCCTTGTGCTTCTCTTTCTTCTCGGCCAGGGCAACTTTTGCATCCCAATGCTTGGCTAGCATAGCCTCCTTCATCTTCGCCATCTCACCAATTTGATCCCTCAAAGTGATTGCCTCGGAAGTCCTCTTGACTCTTGCTTTCTACTTTTTGTTTCCATCCGACTTGCCCTTGTTTTTTCCTCCTCTTGGTGCATCATCGCTATCATCATCATCCTCAACCTCCACTTTAATGCCTCTCTTTGGAGGGGATTCCTTGTCCCTCACCCTCCACTTCTCATTATCCCGGAGCCATTTCCAACAATGTTGAAGATTGAATAACCGGCCATTGGAGGccggtatttgcttgtagtactCATTGGCGATGCGATCCTACACATAATCATTTAGACAATTGTGAGCTCATAATCTTCTTATGCACACGGCTAGGGACTTAAAGATGAAGAAATGCCCACATAATCATCAATAGTGGAGCCACTTGGTGGTGCATTCCGCACTTGCTCCAAGCATCCAAACCAACGGGAGCAAGCTTTGTTGATGATGTCCCAGCGGCCTCGAAGGCCCTTCAAGCTCTGGCCGGATGGGAATGGCATCATTTGATGAACATTGTCTTTGATCCTTCGCCAATAGTTGCCATAAGTTTGATCCTTGCCGGCGATGGAGTCAAGAAAGATGCTTTCCCGTGCTTTAACTAAGCACACATCCTCCATCTCCGTGTAGTTGCCGGTCCTCCCGAACTGAGTATCATAGTCGGGCTCTGGGTTCTCTtgcacatcatcatcatcttcattcTCATCATGCACCTCCACGTCGACCTCAACGTATGATGCATCAAAATTACCAAGAGAGGCACTCAAATTCATCGTGCTCTCGGCCAACATCTCCGTATATGTGTAGGGCACATTTTCGCTACAAAAATCGACGGCCAAAGCTCAATCAAGTGTTCCCAAAGGCTGAAAATGAAGATGATCGGTGCAAAGGAATCAAGAGAACTTTTTTACCTCTCAACCGTTTCATGGAACACGTTGTGGGCATGGTCGTTGACTTGGTCATCAATATGGATGCCGAGGACGGCCGGAGGCTGAGGAGGAGCCCGACCCCTTGACGCGATCGCCTTCTTCCTCGGAGGCTTCGCTCACGCGCTGGTGGGGCCGGTCGAGGCGGTCTTCTTCCTCTTGGGCGAGGCGCGTGGAACCGAAGCGGGGGCAACGCTCGATACTGCCGCGCCGGGTGCACCGCTTTGAACGAGATGGCTCCCTTGCCCCTTCCTCTTgagggtggcggtggcggcgacgGGAGGAGTTGGAGCCATGGGAGGCCCAGGCGGACggaccagcggcggcggcggcggcggaggagcatGGTATGACGCACCCGGCGGCGGTGGTGGCTCCATCCAGCTAAATTCCGGCGCGGCGAGGCcagacggcgaggtcggaggACGGATGGGCGGCGGCATCGGGGCGGGAGGCGGGAAATGGAAGTCGGCGGAAGTGCTTCGCGACAACTGAAAAGGGATCCAACAAAATCGAGGGGATTCCTGCACATATGGAGGAAATGGGCTCGCAGATGCGGGATCCCACAAAAAAATCTGGGACGGCCCGATTTGGCGGATCTGCTCGGCCGGCGATACGGGATGGACCCTGCAAACGGACGGTTATTTTAGCGGATGCCCCGGTTTGCgggatctgctagagatgctctatgAGATGATCTTCAGGTCGACCCCGTTCTAAGGTTGAGAGAGTCTGATTGAAGATGCTCTCCGACATCCCTCCGAGCTTGGGAGGCACAGGTAAGCCACATGGACCCTCTACCTCTAGGTAAAGAATTGAACTCATCGTAAacaacaaaaaacagaaaatggtGTAGCCGAAGAACAAGAGAGGAGCAACAACATTGGATCAGATGAAAGAGAAGgcatgaggaggaagaagaattgGTAAAACTAGAAAACAACCAGTGGAAGATTAACACGccaaaaattacttagtgatcgGATCTCTGAAATTTGTGTAAGGGCAAATCTAGATTGGACTAGTTAtcactaaaattgaaaagaaatAACAAAGGAATTGAGGCTTCAAACTCTTTTCTTAGTACAATTCCAATGTAAATAGACTGATGTGCCCTCTATTCCTAAATACCTAGCCCCACTATTTATGTTTGTTGCACAATGATGAAGGCGCGTCATGCAAATTGTTCGAACCCTTGATGGAGTATAGCTCAACCATATGCGACTGTTTGATCAACTTTCACCCTTTGGCCGAGGGACTCCAGTTTTGTAATCATTTGCTTTCTTATAGTCCCACCAATTGTCATGAATATGTGtctcttctccttcttcctcaacATCCATGCTAAATTCCTCCAATCTTTTTCTCTTGCCTCCAATGGAGAGGTTCCTGGCCACGGTCCCAAGCTTCCATATATGGAATCAGATGTTGCCCCTCATGGTTCATTGATTGTGAGGGGGTCGCTTGCAGTTCCTAATCTACAAGATTGCAAGAAAAATGGTGGGTGGCATTGGCAAACTCATTACCGCTGCCAACCGTGGCACTTTGGTCAAATTGGTCATCGTTGCTCAAAGTTGTTCACCACCTTACTCCTCTTATCCTGCCAAACGAGACGACCAAAATCATTACCAAGCTTCAACGATCTTTTCTCCGGGCAATGACAGATAAGGTCTCCAGGAGGGGGGGGGTGCAAACTGATGTGGGAACTAGTATGCCACCCGACTGCACTTGGGGGATTGGGAATTCTTAACTTCGACAAAATTGCAAGGGCACTTCGGCTCCAATGGTTGTGCTTAGGGTGGGGTGGACCGAGGCCATCTATGGCTTGAGTGGGCTTGGGAACCCAGTGCAACATCGCGGACATGAACCTTTTCTAGAAGTGCACTGCTATTACTGCTGGAGATGGAAGGAAGACCAGATTTTGGCATACACCATGGCTCAATGGTGCAAAACTAAAGGATATCACCCCCTCAGATTGAGTTGTCCAAACTCAAGAATGAGGGGATATGTAAGGGATCACATGCAAGCTTTGTAAGATAATTCCTAAATTCACCATGCATATTATGCTTGGGATATCGATACTCGATTAATATCTGGACCATGGTCCGAGATTGGCTCGGCATTCATGATCTATCCTTCAATGATTGTCCAAACTTCCATAATTTTCATAGTGCTGGTCTATCGTGATGCACATCAACATCTATCGCAGGAAGGCTTTGGCATCCATTGCGATGCTCACGTCGTGGGAAATTTTGAATGAGAGGAATGCTTAGGTATTCTGGTATATTTATACCTTGCCAACATCAAGCGGAGGCTGCGTGTTGGGAATCATCGGGGGTAGACATTTGAGATCGATCATGGTGTGAGAGTAGTTCCTTATGTGTATTTCCACCCTCGGGCGGGCATTGTAATCCTAAACTGCATTCTTAATGAATGAAATGAGGCAAAATCTTTTCCCCATGTTTAAAAAACCATTTGCCTCCGCCTCCGCCCATGGCCCGTGCCCTTCACCACAAGGACGCCCCGCCTCTTTCATTGCTTCTGTCAATGGCTTGGACGACAGGGTCGTCCACCAcagcatgtttacttgccacaagaATGCCACCGCCGCAGAGGATTGCCACAACCAGAGGTCCACAAAGGTATTGCTATTCATCACCACTAAAAGTAGGACTAATGTTCTAACTCCATTGCAAATATTCTTCCTCTACTTAAAATCAAATCTAACTATCATCATTGAAAGAATTCCTCTTTTCTTTCCATGTTCTCTCTCACTATGGTAGTTTTATGCCTGCTAGGTGCTTGATGGAATTCCTAGACATGCATTCTCGAGGAAGGTATGACAAATAATCCAGATGAAGTGATTAATTGATGATATTCACCTGGCGTCCCTTCCTAGAATAGATATAAGTTCTTTCTTAGCATGCTAGAGACGAGATGACTCGTGATGGGAAAACCAACACACTCATAGAGTGATTCGTTACTGCGTGCTGGGAAAACCATCATGACTCCAAAAAAATATTCatattttctttttgaaaataTGTGTGGGTTTTAAATTTGTTCATGTTTTCTTTATAGATTTAGAAAAATGCTCATCAACTAAGAAACGAAAAACAAAAGGAAAGAACCGAAGAGAGCTAGGTTAAAAGGGAAAatacaagggaaaaaacagaaggAGGAAAACAAGGTTAGAAAAAAGAATCAGGAATCTATGGAACTTGTGCGCACCCGCTGTTGTAGTTGGGCTGGCCCACCCCGTCACCCCTGCTGCTTGCGCGTTGTAGGTTCTATCCTTCACGACGAGCAAAGACTAGCATTTTTTGGAACATACGTGCTTGAAATATATGCACGTTTGCAAAGCAACATTTTAGTATTGTAGGACTAGCCAACCCAATAGGGCATATGCTTGAACTTTGAAATGGGATATGATGTAGCTCGGTAGCTCAAAACAAAAAGGTAAAAATAAGATAAACCCAAGCACCCTGCTTCCTTCGGCCATGTTGTCATCGTCGTCATTGTCGCGACTTTCGGTGTTGGTAATCTACCAGTTCTTAGTTTCTTTCATTAACTTTTTTTCCTGCTGATTTTTGTTTTTATTCTTTTCAAAATTTAtgaaaaatttcaaaaaaaaacccATGAACATTTGttaaattattatttttaaaataaATTTTAAATTTCAAGAAGACTTTAAAAATTATGATCATTTAAAAAATCCAAAGAAAATTCTGAAACAATTCATGAAATCCTTTCAATTTATTTACATATTTTTCAAAGGAGAGTatattttaaaattcatgaatatAGTTTAAACTTCTTAAACATTTTCTATGTTCATTATTATAAATTTGTGCCTTTTTAATATATCAACTAGGAAACACGCGACGCGCGTGTATGTTGCCAAGTCGCCGATGACATCACTTACAGAATCTGCACAGCGCGCATGCGATTTGCATGGTGGATCAACGGTTGGCCGTCCGTCGCGCCGCAGCACGTTCTTGCGCTAGCTATACGTTACAAACAAAGTTTTGGAAAAACATAAAAAAAGAACTGGGCTAAAAAACTGGGGCATGGTGTTCTCGCGGTCCCACTACAAAAACCGGCCGAAACCGGGAATGGGCCCAGCCCACATACGAGCAAGGCGCGCGTTAGCTCCTGTGAGTGGGGAATAGAACGACTGGGCGAGGAATAGACGCGCCCGAACCACGCACGCTTGAACTTTGAAAGCCGTCGACCATCTGCCTGCCCTCTGCGCAGCCCAGTAGctcaaaaaaaaataaaaaaaataaacccTAGCACCCCGGTTCCTTCGGAgatgccgtcgccgtcgccgtcggggCCGCCGGTGCTGCCAATCTCGGAGCACGAGGACGAAATCGTGGCCGCCGTGGAGGCGAACCCGGTGATCGTGGTTATCGGCGAGACCGGCTCCGGCAAGAGCACCCAGCTCTCCCAGATCCTCCACCGTCGAGGTTACACCCGCCGCGGTGCTATTGCGGTCACCCAGCCCCGCCGTGTCGCGGCCGTCTCCGTCTCCAGGTGCTCCCCTCTCTCCCAAGCGTGCGCGCATAGTTAAATTTGCTAGAGTGTGGGTTAGTTGCGTGGGAAGTAGGCGCCAGGGAGGTAGGGAGCATATGGTTCTACTTCCTGATGTATCATGCTACCATATTTGTCTTCCTTGTGGGCTGCGAGGGCGCAGTTAGATCAATTGGCTGGATTGCGGAGATACCAAACTCTGATATGTTACAAATTACGAAGGAACATAATGCTCGATTGGAGTATTGTTTTGTTGCATAGAAAATACACTAAGAGCATAAACACCTAGAAGGAACTGCCCTGTATGATACCTGAAATGAGAGACTAACTTCAGTTATTTTCAGGAGGGTGGCACAAGAGCTCGGTGTCTCAATTGGGGAAGAAGTTGGTTATGCTATTCGGTTTGAAGACCGAACTTCAGAAAAGACTAAGATCAAGTGAGCTTCAGAAAGCTTCAATTCTCTAGTAACTTATGTATTATGTCCTGAGTTCTTGGATTGAATATTTTGAATCAATTCGTAGGTACCTCACAGATGGTGTTCTTCTGCGTGAAAGCCTGTCAAATCCTGAGTTGAAGCAATACTCAGTAATTATCTTGGACGAAGCTCATGAACGTAGCTTGAACACGTATGGTCATCTTTATGTTACACAGATTTACAGGAATCTTTATCAAAATTTAGAGTGTTTTTAATCAAGTTTTGACATATACTTCTGCAGCATGTTCCTAAACCTTAATTCTAGCATTTCTTATTTATTACCCCCTCTGTCTCAAAATGTAAGACCTCTTTTGACACTATGATAGTGTCAAAAAACATCTTACATTTTGAGACAGAGGAAGTACTATAGAGGCCTTATTACTATAATATAATCTCTCAAGTTAAAAAGCGTAAGCTTATCGTAAAAAATATGCCATGAAGGCATGCATTATTCAATAGTCTATAATCTCTGTTGACAGCATAGTTTTATCTAAGATTCATTATATGAGTGTTGTACTTTTCTGTGGCCATCCAATTTTTTAAGTGATAGCCATCACTACCCAGCACAACTTATATTTTATTGAACTACAGTTCGCCAAGCTCTAGCATAAATGCATAGCACAATAGAGTAAGAACTTTGAAGCTATCAAACTAGTAGGATGACCAAATACTGTTATTTTGGCATCTCTTATCATATTGTGTATCGAGTTTGAACATATGTAACCTATACCAGCAATTTGACTTCTCTGTCCAATTTATAATCTGAGTTGTGAACTTGGGTTAAAATGAACTTTGTACTATCCTATTTGATGCCTTCTTTCTTTACTAGTAGGAATTTAGTGCACAATACATACCAAATAATTAATTAACCACTCACTAATATATGTTTTCAAATACTCCTCCGTCCTATACTAATTGATgctcaaacggatgtatctagacatatttcagtgctagatacatccgtttgagcGCAAATTAATATGGGACGGAGGAAGTAATATATAACACATTACCTAAATTGTAATTTTCTCTAGTAGTACATGCTTGCTTGGTTACTCTTTAGATGAGATGGCCTCTGACTGCAAACATAAAGTAACTTCTAGCTCTTGGATGCATATGTTGATGTTGTACCGAAGTAGAGTTACTTGGGTTCTAGGTGTGAGAGGCTTTAGGGAAAGTTTGCCACTGGCATGCTATTGCTGGTTTGTTAATACGTAGAAGGTAATCGGGAAGACTGACAATTTAAACATTAGGATAACAACTGAAAGAGGGAACACATGGATTAGGATAGCAACTGGAAGAGTCACACTTAAATACTTAATGGTCAATGCTGATAATCACATATTCACACTCGTTGTTCTGCATGAGTTGATACTATTCTATCTTTACCCAGACTTTCTGCAGCGTAGCTAAACAGATTCAAAGGTTACATGAGAGAATAAGAAAATGGATTCAAACTTCCGATAACATACTCATCAGGACCAGCTAACTGGTTGTGGGAACCTGTGGATGTAATCTAGCTACCATAGTCTTGAAATGATAGTATTTTCTTCCTTCGTTTTAGAGTGGCGTTGATTGTGAACTTATCTGTAGTGGCTCATTTTGATTTTTTTGTTACAGTGATATCCTTTTAGGTTTAATGAAAAGATTGATCAAACATCGAGCTTCAGATTTGAAAGTTCTCATCACTTCGGCGACTCTTGATGGTTTGAAAGTGTCAAATTTCTTCTCAGGATGTCCTGTGTTGAACATCCCTGGAACTATATTCCCTGTGGAGAAGTTTTACAGCACAGATCGTCCAACAAATTATATTGAATCTTCTCTCAGAACAGCTATAGGTACGGATAATTTTTTGTTTGTGTAACTACTGCAGTTATAAACTTCTACAATAGAATGCCAATATGTTTCTGGTGCTTCCTAAGTAGACAAATAGCTATATGTATTTATCACTTTTCTATTACATCAATCAGAAATTGATTCATTGTCAGCAGACCTAAGATTTTTATCTAATGTCATGAATGGTTTCATATGTGCCAACGAGAGGGCATTTGGATTTATAGTGGTATGAGGGTAACAGGTCAGTACCCCTTGAGCTGCTGTTGGATACTGCGTTGGTCAAATTGGCTGGTAGAGACGAAAAAGTGTAGGGGCAGAGCCATTTCCTTTTATTATTTTAAGACTTCAAGGCACTTGGTCGTAATACAAAAATGCAGTTAACTCTATCATTCTAACAGAAAAGCACAATTTGCAAATCCAACTGAATCCAAGTGCACCTAACAAACTTCTGTTGTTTAGGTTGCTAGAAACCTCAGTGAGAGTAGGCTTATCTCCATTCGTGTTCTCTGTTGCTAGGTAGATACCACTGTGAGATTGGTGTGTGTTTTCCTTTTCGTTTCCAGTCTGCAGTGGCTGCTGTCTTGTATGGACTCAGTGCTCTCTTCTTAAAGATAAGATGTGCAAAGCTTTTGCATGTTCTCTAAAATAGACCATTTTTTCACTTTGGCTGTTTCTACTGATGGTTTATCCCTGCAAACTGGCTTAACTTTAACCACTTATAAGTCGATGAATGAAGTCACATTGTTTATCAAGAATATCCATTTGAGCCATTAATGTATGGTATATCGTACATCATTTCATGTGTTTTTATATAATATACTATCCAACAAAGTGCTCTTGTTATTTGGAAAAggtaaagaaaataaaatgttTGCTCTCATGAGGATTTGATCATCTAGGATGACTCCATCCCTTTCATAGTTGTTCGTCTGATTTTGACATATCCATTGGTGATTGGTTCAACATCTGATGAGAATATTCCCTTAAGTAGTAGCACTTTGTCCCTGATGAGTAGGTCCTGTACACCCCACCAAACACTAGGATACCCACATATCCCAGACCACTGACATATCCCCTCCCCGCTGTTGATTCTGCCACCGTACTGGCTGCAATTTGCCTCCCTTGTCGTCTTGTTGCCATCGTGTGGCTGTCACTGTCTTTGATGAAAAGGGAGGTGGTGCAAGTGTGGGGTTGTGGTGGTGTGAGCTGCTATGTCAAAAAGAGCAGCCTTGGGAGGGTCATGTACTACTGGTTGCTGGGCCATTCCCTCGGCTCTTATCCATTTGACACTATAATTTTGAAGGGCATTGACAGGAAGGCGTATACAAACTACAGGTTTGCCAGCTAACAGCCTGCATGCCTTTTGGTGGCATGGAAATTATTTGATGCATGCATAAATACGATCAGAGAGTAATGTTTATATTGTATGACTAATTATTGGTGGAAACTAACATAGATTATAGGGAAGTCATATAATTATGTCTCTAGGCTTTGTTTAAAGTTTTGGCCCTGATGATTTATATAATTATGGGAGATCTTATTTTCAGTAATAATGCCCATAGACTTTTCTCCAACAGATATACATGTTAAGGAAGCTCCTGGGGATGTATTAATATTTATGACAGGAAAGGTCAGTATCTCAAAATTGGCCACTGTTTATGCTCTTATATGCAACTTTGAAGGACATTATGTGGTCTTTGACACTAAGGAAAGACCTTGACTTGTTTCTTAGCAGATTTAATTGCAGAGTTTATATTAGTTTGTCCTCTTTTCTTGCATTGTTAGTgtatctatatctatctatacctactaataatgTCATTAGTGCTTCTGCCCGTCCGCCTCAAtaattttgcaaaaaagtccTTGTGTTTTTGGTAATACAGAGAATCCCAGTTTGTCCTTAAGGTCAAAACAATTACTTGAGATGGTTTTAATGCCTAATACCACTTGGCCCTAATTTATGACCAAATTACAAATTATTCTTATAAGAGAATAAAATATTCCCTGTGTTTTTGGTAATACAGAGAGTCCCAGTTTGTCCTTAAGGTCAAAACAATTACTTGAGATGGTTTTAATGCCTAATACCACTTGGCCCTAATTTGTGACCAAATTACAAATTATTCTTATAAGAGAATAAAATATTTTCTCTTGATTATCTTAACTGATTCCTTTTTTAATTTTGATACTGTATTTTATTCCTCCTGTCTACAGTGACTGATAATTTTAATTTTGGAATAGCTTTAGAACTTTCATATGTTGTCATTGATATGGTTTTAAAATGTCTGGAAGTATTTTGCATAACTTTGTTCATGAAGGGGCTTTGTGTTGGATGCAGAACCCTCACTATTGTTTTGTCATAGTTATACAAACTTGTTGGTACCTTTTTCAGGATGACATCGACAAGATGGTGTCAAAATTGGAGGAAAGAATTCAAAATCTCGAGGAAGGATCTTGTATGGATGCTCTTGTCCTACCACTCCATGGTTCTTTGCCACCTGAACAGCAGGCAATCAGTTAATCTCCCATTGCATATTTTTCTTCCTTAATTCTTTTACCCCAATTTTTTTCACATATCCATCTCATGAATGCTAGCTTGCTCTCAGTTTTATTTCGAAATCTTAGGGTGTGCTTTTTTCCCAGCACATGTGCAACTACAAATCACTTTAAAAAGGTCCCAATTACAAAAATTTCATGGTATGTTTTTAAATTTAACAATTAGGTTCATAGAATTCAAGTTTTGACTTTGTTTGCGGTCTACTTGAAGTACTTTGAAATTCACAGTGCACTCGCATAAGCTGAAATGAAGCAATATTTATTGCATAAATTCTCTCTTTGCTTTGCAAATTAGCCTGTGCTTTTTCTAGTTGAGGATGAGCAGCTGGTTTTCTGCATGAATAGTTGAATCTTATAATTTACATCAAGTTTTACTATTTGTAGCATTTCAATAAAACTCACTGGTATGTGTCAGTTACAAGCCTCCTGAATACCTTACTGGAACATATAATGTCAATCCATCTCAAAACCATATGGTCCTGTAGTAAGGCCTTCTGAAGATTTTTTTTTCCGAGCACATCTATCACTCCAAATCACATAAAGACCTTTCAACTAAGAGGAATATATCATGATATGTTCTTTTTGTAGAATTTAGCTATAAGTTCCTGGAACTTAAGTTTGACTTTGTTTTGGGGTCTGTACGAAGTACTTTAAAACTGACAATTTGGCATAAGTTTGATTTATTTCGTAAAGTTTTCCTAGTTTGCTTATAAAAATTGTATATACTCTTTTATTTGACTATGAGAAGCTGATTCATCTTTCACTCATGATCATATGCTTTTAGAATGTTGCATTGCATTGCCTTGCTTTGCAATTGTTTCTTAGCGATCAATTATTGCTACTTGATAGTGTATTTTGTTTTGTGAACCTTTCTGTTGTTATCTTTGAGCTATCATATTGCTACAATATTACCTATTTAAGGTTTTGTGTTAACTATGCACATGATCTTGCTCTCTTACCTCTTTGCTTAGCAGCATCCATTTGTTTTATGTATGTTTGGTTTGATTTCACTTTGGTCGTAAGCATTTGATACCTATAGAATTCTTGCTGATCTGTTGAGTTTTATTTATAGGTTCGGGTGTTCTCTCCAGCACCTCCAAATTGTCGACGGTTCATTGTTGCAACAAATGTAGCTGAAACTTCGTTAACTGTAGATGGTGTTGTGTAAGCAAGTAAACATTATCAATTAAAGTGCACATACGTCCAGTTTCCATCTCCATACTCTTGTTTTTATATTTAGTTTTGATTACCGAAATGTTGTGTTTCTAAATTAGGGAATCTATATCGACTTCGCGGTTTTGTAGAAAATATAATCAATCAAATACCATTATTTTACGGACTAGTGTATCACTGCATCCTGTTTATCTCCGACACTAGCTTACTTGAATTCTGTAGAAGATTGATTTGTAAAATGTAGATGGCATACTTTTGCCTGTTATGCCATGAATTTCCATCTAACTTGCACAACTTTCATTTGACAGCGCTAGTTACACATGTGAATTCATGATTCATGCATTGTATTGCATCCTGAGGTGTTAGTGCTATGGTTAATAGATTATATATATCACCAAGATAAACATTAAAACTGTCTTATCAATTGTTAAGAACTGATGAGATCCAGTTATCAACTTCAGTATATTTTAATGATTATATCAATAACGAATTATCTGTATTATAATCATGGTGTTACTTTGGATGAATGAGATGCTTttgatttgtttttttttctctcATGCTAAAATGCTGATGCAGCAGCAACTACCCAACTGAAACCGGACTATTAAAATTTGCAATATTTTCTGTATCTAGCTGAGTACTCAAATGTCCTGCAATTTTTATGTTCCCGGAGAGGCATTTTATTAATAGTGCTATATCTTATTTCACCAGGTTTGTGGTTGATTGTGGTTATGTAAAGCAACGTCAGTATAATCCGTCAACTGGAATGTATTCACTTGATGTAGTTGAGATTAGCAGGTAAATAGTAATGGGATATGCACTCTGGTTGTCTGTCTGCATCTTATCCAGACTACTTTCGTTCACAGATGTCTAGCTACTGTCTCAAGTTTTTTGTCTAGCTTTAATACACACAATATGAATCACTGATTTTTTTCATGAATTACTAGAGTGCAAGCTGACCAGCGAGCTGGACGAGCTGGAAGAACTCGGCCTGGCAAGTGTTATAGATTATACCCAAGTTCCATCTACCAAAAGGAGTTTCTCGAGGCTACAATTCCTGAAATTCAACGAACCTCCCTTGCTGGAAGTGTTCTGTATCTGAAATCATTAAATCTTCCTGATATCGACATTCTAAAGTTTGATTTCCTTGACCCACCATCACGTAAGATAAGATTCAGAATCTTTTATTCATAGTAATCCTTCTGCGCTCACTTTGTAAAGCTAATTTTCA
This genomic window from Aegilops tauschii subsp. strangulata cultivar AL8/78 chromosome 4, Aet v6.0, whole genome shotgun sequence contains:
- the LOC109757866 gene encoding probable pre-mRNA-splicing factor ATP-dependent RNA helicase DEAH4, which translates into the protein MPSPSPSGPPVLPISEHEDEIVAAVEANPVIVVIGETGSGKSTQLSQILHRRGYTRRGAIAVTQPRRVAAVSVSRRVAQELGVSIGEEVGYAIRFEDRTSEKTKIKYLTDGVLLRESLSNPELKQYSVIILDEAHERSLNTDILLGLMKRLIKHRASDLKVLITSATLDGLKVSNFFSGCPVLNIPGTIFPVEKFYSTDRPTNYIESSLRTAIDIHVKEAPGDVLIFMTGKDDIDKMVSKLEERIQNLEEGSCMDALVLPLHGSLPPEQQVRVFSPAPPNCRRFIVATNVAETSLTVDGVVFVVDCGYVKQRQYNPSTGMYSLDVVEISRVQADQRAGRAGRTRPGKCYRLYPSSIYQKEFLEATIPEIQRTSLAGSVLYLKSLNLPDIDILKFDFLDPPSRESLEDALRQLYLIDAIDESGQITDVGRLMAELPLDPSLSRTLIEANELGCLSQALTVAAVLSAEITLRQTRSKEMEGKRKRQQLPDGSGWGDHVQLLQIFESWDQADYDPRWCSDHDLQVRGMKFSKDVRNQLSQIIQKIAKGPTDLQARRGRKSDPDYRKLRRALCVGYGNQLAERMIHHNGYHTVGYRTQLVQVHPSSVLEGDEYGKLPVYVVYHELINTTRPFMRNVCGVEQTWVKPILKKLEKLNINKLSGGSSALTDSGPLEEKQPGSPTKAAAAKQSDVDSKIQAARERYLARKGKK